In a genomic window of Struthio camelus isolate bStrCam1 chromosome 20, bStrCam1.hap1, whole genome shotgun sequence:
- the B3GALT9 gene encoding beta-1,3-galactosyltransferase 9: MQLTFCRLRTHQWCFILFNVLLFHALLFGADLLEEYFLQSLPLSYTDAKVLEIREKARKLDTDPLKANLSKSYTISSTGACSDQEVFLLVLVCSSPENRTRRNVIRQTWGNVTDTRGYAVLTLFALGKPASVIIQLEINEESQKHRDIIEGSFIDSPETQTQKIVMSMKWAVTFCSQARYILKTNEEMFLSTPSLVGYLLSLTQLEDIYIGRVIHQAVPDRDPESPGFVPISQYPEEFYPDYCSGTAFVVSQDVARKVYVAAKEVPVSVPPDIFVGICAKKAGITPIHSSRFSGEKHIRYNRCCYKFIFTSSNMKEDELFKDWREISDGKDCSLLETYYGLVSCKVLTYFDKFKQFNMNAIKNGALHLAD; this comes from the exons ATGCAG CTGACGTTCTGCAGGCTCCGGACCCATCAGTGgtgcttcattttatttaatgtCTTGCTTTTCCATGCactgctttttggagcagatttACTGGAGGAATACTTCCTACAGTCATTACCTCTTTCTTACACTGATGCAAAGGTTCTTGAAATCAGGGAGAAGGCTAGGAAATTAGACACCGATCCTCTAAAGGCCAATCTCTCCAAGTCTTATACCATCAGCAGCACAGGGGCATGCTCAGATCAAGAGGTGTTTTTGCTTGTTCTTGTCTGCAGTAGCCCAGAAAACAGGACAAGGCGCAATGTGATCAGGCAGACATGGGGTAATGTGACAGACACCAGAGGTTATGCAGTCCTTACTTTGTTTGCTTTAGGAAAGCCAGCTTCAGTAATCATCCAGCTGGAGATCAATGAAGAGTCTCAAAAGCACAGAGACATTATTGAAGGAAGCTTCATTGACTCTCCCGAGACTCAGACACAGAAGATTGTGATGAGCATGAAATGGGCAGTAACTTTCTGTTCCCAGGCAAGGTACATCCTTAAAACCAACGAAGAAATGTTTCTCAGTACTCCAAGTCTGGTTGGATACTTGCTTAGCTTAACACAGCTAGAGGACATTTATATCGGGAGAGTCATTCATCAAGCGGTGCCTGACAGAGACCCTGAAAGCCCTGGCTTTGTTCCCATCAGTCAATATCCAGAGGAGTTTTACCCAGATTACTGCAGTGGGACAGCTTTTGTCGTATCCCAGGACGTAGCTCGGAAGGTGTATGTAGCCGCCAAGGAAGTGCCAGTTTCAGTGCCCCCTGATATCTTTGTTGGAATCTGTGCTAAAAAAGCTGGCATCACGCCTATTCATAGCTCTCGGTTTTCTGGGGAAAAGCATATCAGATACAATCGATGCTGCTATAAATTCATTTTCACCTCTTCCAACATGAAAGAGGATGAGCTATTTAAAGATTGGAGGGAAATAAGTGATGGAAAAGATTGCTCGTTACTGGAAACTTACTATGGTCTCGTGTCCTGCAAAGTTTTGACCTATTTTGATAAGTTCAAACAGTTTAACATGAATGCAATAAAAAATGGGGCTCTTCATTTGGCTGATTAA